The region CACCGGCAGCACCTGTGATTCGGCCGAGGTAGGCGTTAGTTTGCCCTGCTCAAACGTATAATCCAGGGCTGCCACCCCGAAGTGGATTATGTGTTTGCCAGTGGCCAGGGCAAAATCCGCCTTTATACTTTTCAGTTCGATACCGTTGCTGTACTCCGAGGCATTTACCCGCTGCTCCGATGTCACTTTAAAAGTATAATCCGTGTACACCCCGCTGAGGCTCATGGAGAGGCCGGGGCTGAAGCGGTACGAATAGGCAGCCGTGGCTGCGTTGGTAGTCCAGTTGTAGAGCGTATCGCCTGAAAAGCCGAACTCATCAAAGCTGCGGTAACCGGAAAGCGATAGCTTGCTGCGCTCGTTAAAACTATGGCTGATCTTAGCGGAGGCATCGTAGAAAGCGGCGTGGCTGTTGCGGAGGTTTGCGTCGGGCATCTTGCGCAAGAGCCAGTCGGAGTAGGAGCTGCGGCCGGCTACCAGAAAAGAGGTTTTATTTTTGATAATGGGTCCCTCCACCGCCAGCCTGGCAGAAATAAGCCCGATGCCGCCGCTAAGTATAAAATCCTCCCGGCTCCCCTCCCGCTGCCTTACATCCAGCACCGAGGAGATGCGCCCGCCATACTGCGCCGGCACGCCGCCGCGGTAGAGCGTCACGTCCTCCACTGCATCGGGGTTAAACACTGAAAAGAAACCGAACAAATGGGAGCTGTTAAACAGCGGCGCGCCATCCAGAAGGATAAGGTTCTGGTCTACGCTCCCGCCGCGCACGTTAAAGCCCGTTGCCGCCTCGCCTACCGAGCTCACGCCCGGCAGCAGCTTTATACTTTTCACCACGTCCACCTCCCCCAGAAAGGCAGGCACCGATTTAATGGTGTTGATGTTAAGGCTCGTGATGCCGCCCTGCACGCTCCGGATGTTGTCATGCGCCGGCTTCTGCCCCACTACCCCCACCTCCGATAGCTGCACCGACGACCGCACCAGCGGCACGTCCAGCGTGGTGTTGCCGTTAAGGCGAACCGTTGCCCTGGTGTAGCCCAAGTATGAAATAAACAGGGCATTGCTTCCGGCAGGCAGGGACAGTTCGAAATAGCCGTTTTCGTCTGTGGTGGCACCCGTGCTACTTCCTTCCACCACTACGGCGGCACCAGCAATGGCCTCCCCTGTCTGGGCGTCGCGCACGGTTCCGCGTACGGTGGTAACGCTGCCGGTTTGCGCCAACGCATACGTATGCCCGCAGAGCATCAGAACAGCCACAAAAAGCCTGAGCGCGAGCAACCGCATAAAGGTTTGCGTTATACTTGGGTTAGCTGAGGGTTCTGCCGGGGTTTATACTGCCAGGGGGCTGCATGAGAGAAAGGCAGACTTGTGCAGCCTGCCTCTTCCCAAGCAAAGCAAATCAACGTTCATTCAAACTCGAATCCGGTTTTTCGGTGGCCGTACACGTGGTAAGTGGTGCCAAAGGGGTCGGGGTTGCCCTCCGCGTCTGTGTCATCGCTGAATGAAACCTTGAAGTAGATGCTGTCCCGCATGAGGTTGTTCACTTCCACGGCATTCAGGAAAACCTGCCCGTCGGTGATGGTGACCTGCGAGTTATAGTACATATTCTCAAGGTTCTCCCCCCCAAAGGTCAGGTTGTCGATGTTAATAGGAGTCTTTACCTTAAAACCCCATATATGGCCCTCATCATCTACCCATACCTCCGTAGGTATATTGGCAGACGTGTTGTAGATCAGCACCTCCGTAGGCTCGATCAATGGCTCAAACTGCCCGGGAGCGGTCTCTAAGTTAAGGGTCACCACCCAATCGCCCGAGATGGGGTAGGTGGCGGTATACTCAATATCTTCATCGTCATCATCATCGCAGGAGGTGAAAGCACCGAGCGAGAGGAACAGGGTCAGCAGTAAAGTATATTTCAATTTCATAACGGTACAGGTTTATAGTTTAACAAACGTGCGGAGGGCGGTACCATAGCCAGGGTTGATCACAATCCAACTGTAGCTCTCACCAGGAATGACCGTGGCATCAACAGCGGCAAATTCACTGCCCTGCACATCCTGTGGAGGTACCCCCAGTTGGTTTACATCATAATGGTAAAACCTGACCGTCGTGGCAGGCCCTGGATCTGCGACCCCGCCGATGTTATCCGTTTCGTACAGCCCCGGCTCAATGCGGGTAACGGTTGACACGCCTAGGGCGCCGGCGGTGCGCTGGT is a window of Pontibacter kalidii DNA encoding:
- a CDS encoding TonB-dependent receptor gives rise to the protein MRLLALRLFVAVLMLCGHTYALAQTGSVTTVRGTVRDAQTGEAIAGAAVVVEGSSTGATTDENGYFELSLPAGSNALFISYLGYTRATVRLNGNTTLDVPLVRSSVQLSEVGVVGQKPAHDNIRSVQGGITSLNINTIKSVPAFLGEVDVVKSIKLLPGVSSVGEAATGFNVRGGSVDQNLILLDGAPLFNSSHLFGFFSVFNPDAVEDVTLYRGGVPAQYGGRISSVLDVRQREGSREDFILSGGIGLISARLAVEGPIIKNKTSFLVAGRSSYSDWLLRKMPDANLRNSHAAFYDASAKISHSFNERSKLSLSGYRSFDEFGFSGDTLYNWTTNAATAAYSYRFSPGLSMSLSGVYTDYTFKVTSEQRVNASEYSNGIELKSIKADFALATGKHIIHFGVAALDYTFEQGKLTPTSAESQVLPVQLQPEQALESALYWNDEVRLSPKLAVMYGLRYSFYATYGAGQVYRYQPGVPKQERTIMDTLRYGSGEVIESYHGAEPRFSVNYTLDERSAVKLGYNRHRQYLHLISNTTTISPTDFWKSSNTHIKPQIGDQVSLGYFRNFRKNSIEASVEGYYKRIEHMLDYKNGANLYLNQTLEADLLAGEGRAYGVEASISKVSGRLTGWLNYTYARSEIAVQGATEEETVNKGAYYPTSYDKPHTLNLVGSYETGKRWLLAATFTYSTGRPITAPLSHYVIGDFIVPHFGDRNQQRIPDYHRLDLSLSLLPDKAKGRRREGTWNLSLYNVYGRKNPYSVFFRQVYGSPPRAYQLAVVGVPLPSISYDFKFR
- a CDS encoding lipid-binding protein; its protein translation is MKLKYTLLLTLFLSLGAFTSCDDDDDEDIEYTATYPISGDWVVTLNLETAPGQFEPLIEPTEVLIYNTSANIPTEVWVDDEGHIWGFKVKTPINIDNLTFGGENLENMYYNSQVTITDGQVFLNAVEVNNLMRDSIYFKVSFSDDTDAEGNPDPFGTTYHVYGHRKTGFEFE